One region of Erythrolamprus reginae isolate rEryReg1 chromosome 12, rEryReg1.hap1, whole genome shotgun sequence genomic DNA includes:
- the PCNA gene encoding proliferating cell nuclear antigen — MFEARLIQGSLLKKVLEALKDLITEACWDLGSGGISLQSMDSSHVSLVQLTMRSEGFDTYRCDRNIAMGVNLVSMSKVLKCAGNDDIITLRAEDNADTLVLVFETPNQEKVSDYEMKLMDLDVEQLGIPEQEYSCVVKMPSAEFARICRDLSHIGDAVVICCTKDGVKFSATGELGSGNVKLSQTSDVDKEDEAVSIEMNEPVQLTFALRYLNFFTKATPLSPTVILSMSADVPLVVEYKIADMGHLKYYLAPKIEDQEES, encoded by the exons ATGTTTGAGGCGCGGTTGATTCAGGGCTCGCTGCTCAAGAAGGTCCTGGAGGCCCTCAAGGACCTGATCACGGAGGCCTGCTGGGACTTGGGCTCGGGCGGCATCAGCCTGCAGAGCATGGACTCCTCGCACGTCTCCCTGGTGCAGCTCACTATGCGCTCCGAGGGCTTCGACACCTACCGCTGCGACCGCAACATCGCCATGGGCGTCAATCTCGTGAG TATGTCCAAAGTGCTCAAGTGTGCTGGTAATGATGACATAATCACCCTTAGAGCTGAAGACAACGCTGATACCTTGGTTTTGGTATTTGAAACGCCAA atcaGGAGAAGGTTTCAGACTatgaaatgaaattaatggaTTTGGATGTAGAACAGCTTGGAATTCCA GAACAAGAATACAGCTGCGTGGTGAAAATGCCCTCGGCTGAATTTGCGCGTATCTGCCGCGACCTCAGTCACATTGGAGATGCTGTTGTAATCTGCTGCACGAAAGATGGTGTCAAATTTTCTGCCACGGGAGAACTTGGGAGCGGAAATGTCAAGCTGTCACAAACCAGTGACGTTGATAAAGAAGACGAAGCT gTATCAATAGAGATGAACGAACCTGTCCAGCTGACTTTTGCTTTGAGATATTTGAATTTCTTCACCAAAGCTACACCGTTGTCTCCTACCGTTATACTCAGCATGTCTGCGGATGTTCCCTTAG TTGTGGAATACAAGATAGCAGATATGGGACATTTGAAATATTATTTGGCTCCAAAGATTGAAGACCAAGAAGAATCTTAA
- the TMEM230 gene encoding transmembrane protein 230 → MPSRTNLAASIPSSKVKYSKLACTDEGYIDLQFKKSPPKVPYKAIALATVLFLIGTLLIIIGALLLAGYISQGGADRAVPVLIIGILVFLPGFYHLRIAYFAFKGYRGYSYDDIPDFDD, encoded by the exons ATGCCGTCCAGGACGAATTTGGCTGCTTCCATCCCCAGCAGCAAAGTGAAATATTCCAAGCTTGCTTGCACGGATGAAGGATACATTGATCTGCag TTCAAGAAGAGCCCCCCAAAAGTCCCCTACAAGGCGATCGCGCTGGCCACGGTGCTGTTCCTGATTGGGACCCTCCTCATCATCATTGGGGCCCTCCTCCTTGCGGGGTACATTAGCCAAGGG GGAGCCGACCGCGCAGTCCCCGTCTTGATCATTGGCATCCTGGTCTTCCTCCCGGGCTTCTACCACCTGCGAATCGCCTACTTCGCTTTCAAAGGCTACCGGGGCTACTCCTATGACGACATCCCGGATTTCGACGACTAG